The following coding sequences are from one Chaetodon trifascialis isolate fChaTrf1 chromosome 24, fChaTrf1.hap1, whole genome shotgun sequence window:
- the dock9b gene encoding dedicator of cytokinesis protein 9 isoform X9 codes for MGCTTSVVLLEGLRSILERNCGYIKGAVELGALEEEEETLSLRGSQLWIPTTALVKPKIIEPLDYENVILQRKTQIISDVLRDMLQFPTDDFQISTLRRQGRTLFSTVPETAEKEAHSLFVQECIKTYKSDWHVVNYKYEEYSGDFRQLPNKVLRPEKLAAHLFEVDEDVEKDEDTASLGSQKGGVSKHGWLYKGNMNSAISVTMRSFKRRYFHLAQLGDGSYNLNFYKDENTSKEPKGTIFLDSCMGVVQNSKVRRFAFELKMQDKSTFLLAADSEAEMEEWIGTLNKILHSSFEQAMQEKRNGELHDDEEHGKTDLSSGSFQDGFQTARDIESKMRSEARLKLFTLDPDTQKLDFSGIEPDVRQFEEKFGKRVLVSCHDLSFNLQGCIAENEEGPTTNVEPFYVVLSLFDVQNSRKISADFHVDLNHPLVRQLTSGSGSGQDLHINGGGDGPLAGHRQASGLPAGALQYPRQGVFSVTCPHPEIFLVARIEKVLQGGITHCTEPYMKSSDSAKMAQKVLKNAKTACSRLGQYRMPFAWAARPVFKDASGALDKSARFSALYRQDSSKLSDEDMFKLLTDFRKPEKMAKLPVLLGNLDVTIDSVAPDVTNCVTSSYIPVRNFEGNGPGSALLEVEEFVPCIAKCSQPCTIYKNHLYVYPKHLKYDGQKSFAKARNIAVCIEFKDSDEDEAPPLKCIYGRPGGPLFTKQAHAAVLHHQQNPEFYDEIKIELPTQLHEKHHLLFTFYHVSCDSNSKKKDLVETPVGSAWLPLLKDGRVIMNEQQLPVAANLPAGYLGSQDGINKHSGSEIKWVDGGKPLFKLSTHLVSTVYTQDQHLHNFFHHCQSMEMSEQASEGELVKYLKSLHAMEGHVMVNFLPTILNQLFCVLTRATHEDVAVNVTRVMVHIVAQCHEEGLEHYLRSYVKFVFKPEPYSSTNVKTVHEELAKSMTAILKPSTDFLTSNKLLKHSWYFFEALVKSMAHYLIECGKVKLSRNQRFSASFYHAVETLVNMLMPHITQKYKDNLDAARNANHSLAVFIKRCFTFMDRGFVFKQINNYMNCFVPGDPKTLYEFKFEFLRVVCNHEHYVPLNLPMPFGKGRIQRFQDLQLDYSLTDDFCRNHFLVGLLMREVGGALQEFREIRQIAIQVLKGLMIKHTFDDRYAAKSQQARLATLYLPLFGLLQENVYRLDIKESALLSNHNNTREDSLAPNSMVTPQKPGSCIENALHKDVFGVISGTASPHNSTPNVSSVHHADSRGSLVSTDSGNSLLDKSSDKTNSLEKNQCASALGSTVLRCDKLDRDEIKNLLMCFLHILKSMSEEALFAYWNKAAPSELMDFFTLIEVCLHQFRYMGKRFIVRAGILHARLQQLGTLENAHTFNNMYSHTEADVSSQCLLEANVSTEVCLTVLDTLSIFIMGFKTQLNSDLGHNPLMKKVFQVHLCFLQIPQSEAALKQVFTSLRTFIYKFPCTFFDGRADMCASLCYEILKCCNSKLSSIRSDAAHLLYFLMKSNFDYTGRKSFVRTHLQVVIAVSQLIADVIGIGGTRFQQSLSIINNCANSDKNIKHTAFPSDVKDLTKRIRTVLMATEQMKEHENDPEMLVDLQYSLAKSYTSTPELRKTWLDSMARIHNKNGDLSEAAMCYVHVAALVAEYLWRKGMFRQGCSAFRVITPNIDEEAAMMEDVGMQDVHFNEEVLMELLEECADGLWKAERYELIADVYRLIIPIYEQRRDFEKLTHLYDTLHRAYTKVMEVMHTGKRLLGTYFRVAFFGQGFFEDEDGKEYIYKEPKFTPLSEISQRLLKLYSDKFGQENVKIIQDSGRVNPKDLDSKYAYIQVTHVTPYLDDKELEDRKTDFEKSHNIRRFVFETPFTVSGKKQGGVEEQCKRRTVLTTTHCFPYVKKRIAVMYQHQTDLSPIEVAIDEMSAKVAELRLLCSASEVDMIRLQLKLQGSISVQVNAGPLAYARAFLDDGSAKKYPDNKVKQLKEVFRQFVDACGQALGVNERLIKEDQQEYHDEMKANYRDLTRELSNIMHEQINPVEDGTRSTLSDSMGIFNAISGTPTSANPHGSTTIL; via the exons ATCTCCACCCTGAGGCGCCAGGGCAGGACTCTGTTCTCCACCGTGCCAGAGACCGCTGAGAAAGAAGCTCACTCGCTGTTTGTCCAAGAG tgcaTCAAAACCTACAAGTCCGACTGGCATGTGGTCAATTACAAGTACGAGGAGTATTCTGGAGACTTCCGCCAGCTCCCAAA TAAGGTGTTGAGACCTGAGAAACTGGCAGCTCACCTTTTTGAGGTGGATGAAGATGTGGAAAAAGATGAG gacacAGCCTCCCTCGGCTCTCAGAAAGGAGGAGTATCTAAACATGGCTGGCTGTACAAAGGCAACATGAACAGTGCAATCAGCGTTACCATGCGG TCCTTCAAGAGGAGGTACTTCCATCTGGCCCAGCTGGGAGATGGATCCTACAACCTCAACTTCTACAAGGATGAGAACACCTCCAAGGAACCCAAAGGAACCATCTTCCTGGACTCATGCATGGGGGTTGTTCAG AACAGCAAAGTGCGTCGGTTCGCCTTTGAGCTGAAGATGCAGGATAAGAGCACCTTCCTGTTGGCTGCAGACAGTGAGGCGGAGATGGAGGAGTGGATTGGCACCCTCAACAAGATCCTCCACAGCAGCTTTGAGCAGGCCATGCAGGAGAAGAGGAACGGAGAGCTGCATGATG ATGAGGAGCACGGAAAAACAGACCTCTCCTCCGGAAGTTTTCAAGACGGCTTTCAG ACTGCCAGAGATATCGAGTCCAAAATGAGGAGCGAGGCTCGCCTGAAACTGTTCACCTTGGACCCTGACACACAG AAACTGGATTTCTCTGGCATTGAACCAGACGTGCGGCAGTTTGAGGAGAAGTTTGGGAAGAGAGTCCTGGTCAGCTGCCATGACCTGTCCTTCAACCTGCAGGGCTGCATTGCAGAGAACGAAGAGGGGCCAACAACTAAT GTGGAGCCTTTCTATGTGGTCCTGTCCCTCTTCGACGTCCAGAACAGTAGAAAGATCTCGGCCGACTTCCACGTGGATCTCAACCACCCTCTGGTCCGACAGCTGACATCAGGCTCGGGCAGCGGACAGGACTTGCACATCAATGGCGGTGGCGATGGTCCCCTGGCTGGCCACAGGCAGGCCAGTGGGCTCCCAGCTGGGGCTCTCCAGTACCCCAGACAGGGGGTGTTCTCAGTCACATGCCCCCATCCAGAGATCTTCCTGGTGGCGAGGATTGAGAAGGTCCTGCAGGGAGGGATCACCCACTGCACCGAACCCTACATGAAGAGCTCAGACTCTGCTAAG ATGGCTCAAAAGGTGCTGAAGAATGCCAAGACAGCCTGCAGCAGACTGGGACAGTACAGGATGCCATTCGCCTGGGCTGCAAG GCCTGTGTTCAAAGACGCATCAGGGGCTTTGGACAAAAGCGCTCGCTTCTCAGCTCTTTACAGACAGGACAGCAGCAAGCTGTCAGACGAGGACATGTTCAAGCTGCTTACTGACTTCAGAAA acCAGAGAAAATGGCCAAACTCCCTGTGCTCTTAGGGAACCTAGATGTGACTATTGACAGTGTGGCTCCGGATGTAACCA ATTGTGTCACTTCCTCTTACATCCCTGTGAGGAACTTTGAGGGCAACGGGCCTGGCAGCGCTCtcctggaggtggaggagttcGTACCCTGCATCGCTAAGTGTTCCCAACCATGCACCATCTATAAAAACCACCTCTACGTGTACCCGAAACATCTCAAATACGACGGACAGAAGTCCTTTGCTAAG GCGAGGAATATTGCTGTTTGCATTGAATTCAAGGATTCGGACGAGGATGAAGCCCCGCCGCTGAAG TGCATCTATGGTCGTCCAGGAGGTCCTCTGTTCACCAAACAGGCGCATGCAGCAGTCCTGCACCACCAGCAGAACCCTGAGTTCTATGATGAG ATAAAGATAGAGCTGCCGACTCAGCTGCATGAGAAGCATCACCTTCTCTTCACCTTCTATCACGTTAGCTGTGACAGCAACAGCAAGAAGAAAGACCTGGTGGAGACTCCAG TGGGTTCAGCCTGGCTGCCTCTGCTGAAGGATGGCAGAGTCATCATGAATGAACAGCAGCTGCCTGTGGCCGCCAATCTGCCCGCCGGGTACCTCGGCTCCCAGGATGGTATCAACAAG CACTCCGGCTCAGAGATCAAATGGGTGGACGGAGGAAAACCCCTGTTCAAACTCTCAACTCATCTTGTTTCCACAGTTTACACTCAG GATCAGCACTTGCAcaacttcttccaccactgtcaAAGCATGGAGATGTCAGAACAAGCTTCAGAGGGGGAGCTGGTGAAATACCTGAAG AGTCTCCATGCCATGGAGGGTCATGTGATGGTCAACTTTCTGCCCACCATCCTCAATCAGCTGTTCTGCGTCCTAACCAGAGCCACGCACGAGGATGTGGCTGTCAACGTGACCAG GGTGATGGTTCACATTGTAGCACAGTGCCATGAAGAAGGCCTCGAACATTACTTGAGATCTTATGTCAAG TTTGTGTTTAAGCCGGAGCCTTATTCCTCCACCAATGTAAAGACAGTTCACGAGGAGCTGGCGAAGTCCATGACCGCCATTCTCAAACCATCCACAGACTTCCTGACGAGCAACAAGCTCCTGAAG CACTCGTGGTACTTCTTTGAAGCCCTGGTGAAATCAATGGCTCATTATCTCATAGAGTGCGGGAAGGTCAAG CTCTCCAGAAACCAGCGTTTCTCTGCGTCGTTCTACCACGCAGTGGAGACTCTGGTCAATATGCTGATGCCACACATCACCCAGAAATACAAGGACAACCTGGACGCGGCTCGCAATGCCAACCACAGCCTGGCAGTTTTCATCAAG CGCTGCTTCACCTTCATGGACAGAGGCTTTGTGTTCAAGCAGATCAACAACTACATGAACTGCTTTGTGCCTGGAGACCCCAAG ACTTTGTATGAGTTCAAGTTTGAGTTCCTGCGGGTGGTTTGCAACCATGAGCACTATGTCCCTCTTAATCTGCCCATGCCCTTCGGAAAAGGCAGAATTCAAAGGTTCCAAG ATCTTCAGCTGGACTACTCTCTGACTGACGACTTCTGTCGGAACCACTTCCTGGTGGGGCTGCTGATGAGGGAGGTGGGTGGGGCTCTTCAGGAGTTCCGAGAGATCCGTCAGATCGCCATCCAGGTGCTCAAGGGGCTGATGATAAAACACACGTTTGACGACCGCTATGCGGCCAAA AGCCAGCAGGCCAGGCTCGCCACCCTCTACCTCCCTCTGTTTGGTCTGCTCCAGGAGAACGTCTACAGGCTCGACATCAAGGAATCAGCCCTCCTCAGCAACCACAAT AATACCAGGGAGGACTCTCTGGCGCCCAACTCCATGGTGACTCCACAGAAACCTGGGAGCTGCATAGAAAACGCCCTCCACAAAGATGTGTTCGGGGTCATCTCTGGAACAG CCTCCCCTCACAACTCCACGCCCAACGTCAGCTCAGTTCACCACGCCGACTCCAGAGGCTCGCTGGTCTCCACCGACTCTGGAAACAGCCTGCTGGACAAGAGCAGCGACAAGACCAACTCCCTGGAGAAG AACCAGTGTGCGTCGGCTCTGGGCAGCACCGTGCTGCGCTGTGACAAACTGGACCGGGACGAGATCAAAAACCTGCTCATGTGCTTTCTGCACATCCTCAAGAGCATGTCAGAGG AGGCCCTGTTTGCATACTGGAACAAAGCAGCTCCCTCAGAATTAATGGACTTCTTCACATTAATAGA agTCTGCCTCCACCAGTTCAGATACATGGGCAAGAGATTCATCGTCAG GGCGGGGATCCTGCACGCccgcctgcagcagctgggaACTCTGGAGAACGCTCACACCTTCAACAACA tGTACTCTCATACGGAGGCAGACGTGAGCAGCCAGTGCCTGCTGGAGGCCAACGTGTCCACGGAGGTGTGTCTGACTGTGCTGGACACACTCAGCATCTTCATCATGGGATTCAAG ACTCAGCTGAATTCAGATCTTGGTCACAACCCCCTGATGAAGAAGGTCTTCCAGGTCCACCTGTGCTTCCTGCAGATCCCTCAGTCTGAGGCCGCCCTCAAACAGGTCTTCACCTCCCTCAGGACCTTCATCTACAAG TTCCCCTGCACCTTCTTTGATGGCCGGGCCGACATGTGTGCCTCTCTGTGCTATGAAATCCTCAAGTGCTGTAACTCCAAGCTGAGCTCAATCCGCAGCGACGCCGCCCATCTTCTCTACTTCCTCATGAAAAGCAACTTTGACTACACCGGACGCAAGTCTTTCGTACGAACTCACCTGCAG GTGGTCATcgctgtcagtcagctgattgCTGATGTCATCGGCATCGGAGGTACCCGTTTCCAGCAGTCGCTCTCCATCATTAATAACTGTGCCAACAGTGACAAGAACATCAAG cacacagcatTTCCGTCAGACGTCAAGGACCTGACCAAGCGCATCAGGACAGTGCTGATGGCCACAGAGCAGATGAAGGAGCACGAGAACGACCCGGAGATGCTGGTGGACCTCCAGTACAGCTTGGCCAAGTCGTACACCAGCACACCTGAGTTACGAAAGACCTGGCTGGACAGCATGGCTCGCATCCACAACAAGAACGGGGATCTCTCAGAG GCCGCCATGTGTTATGTCCATGTTGCTGCCCTGGTAGCTGAGTACCTGTGGAGGAAAG GTATGTTCAGGCAGGGCTGCTCGGCTTTCCGCGTCATCACTCCGAACATCGACGAGGAGGCGGCCATGATGGAGGACGTCGGGATGCAGGATGTTCACTTCAACGAG GaggtgctgatggagctgctggaggagtgtGCTGACGGTCTGTGGAAGGCGGAGCGCTATGAGCTCATCGCCGATGTCTACAGGCTCATCATTCCCATCTATGAGCAGCGCAGAGACTTTGAG AAACTGACTCACCTGTACGACACCCTCCACCGTGCCTACACTaaagtgatggaggtgatgcATACTGGAAAAAGGTTGCTGGGAACTTACTTCAGAGTGGCCTTCTTTGGACAG GGCTTCTTCGAAGATGAAGACGGGAAGGAATACATCTACAAGGAGCCAAAGTTCACTCCGCTGTCAGAGATTTCCCAGAGGCTCCTGAAGCTCTACTCCGACAAGTTTGGTCAGGAGAACGTCAAGATCATTCAGGACTCTGGCAGG GTGAACCCCAAGGACCTAGACTCCAAGTACGCCTACATCCAGGTGACCCACGTCACACCCTACCTGGATgacaaggagctggaggacaggaagactgACTTTGAGAAGAGCCACAACATCCGGCGCTTTGTGTTCGAGACGCCGTTCACCGTGTCGGGCAAGAAgcagggaggggtggaggagcagTGCAAACGGAGGACCGTTCTCACCA CCACCCACTGTTTCCCTTATGTGAAGAAGCGGATAGCAGTCATGTACCAACACCAGACCGACCTGAGCCCCATCGAGGTGGCCATAGACGAGATGAGTGCCAAGGTGGCCGAGCTGCGACTCCTGTGCTCGGCCTCTGAGGTGGACATGATCCGCCTGCAGCTCAAACTGCAAGGCAGCATCAGCGTTCAG GTCAATGCCGGTCCCCTCGCGTACGCCAGAGCCTTCCTTGACGACGGCAGTGCCAAGAAATACCCTGACAACAAGGTCAAACAGCTCAAAGAGGTGTTCAG GCAGTTTGTGGACGCCTGCGGTCAGGCGCTGGGAGTGAACGAGCGGCTGATCAAAGAGGACCAGCAGGAGTATCACGATGAGATGAAGGCCAACTACAGGGACCTGACCAGGGAGCTGTCAAACATCATGCATGAACAG ATAAACCCAGTGGAGGACGGCACGAGGAGCACTCTGTCTGACTCTATGGGCATCTTCAACGCCATCAGCGGCACACCAACCAGTGCCAACCCACATGGCTCCACCACCATTCTCTGA